In a genomic window of Gambusia affinis linkage group LG04, SWU_Gaff_1.0, whole genome shotgun sequence:
- the gprin3b gene encoding G protein-regulated inducer of neurite outgrowth 1 → MGTNPKRTVTVQMVPQLAVADLLANKESNANWGDESHLKLSQVCPNSALTSSNQQDNPPMSGVAANPVPHIHKSSCKGGEAVSSVVADMPAGGNGKQTQSEAGTAGEQHSANLSLTGQACSETKTDPRDSNANIKTSHGKDTCATGLPTATAASKIDPRIAKETSPSEAAPVQMASSTKPTAQETSDKNTNKNVCSSSQSQKAAPSSQQDVKAPQNTASLQKIQEPDNSQKPEHRMETVTSTKPPPSGKRAEIHTTVTNICSSHSERDFPVVKATQVSSNKHHPESSQKDSSGVPQAAKSKPTCGQVSEETSQTDTAVCTGEQLGTQYKEASTMTSFTSPAKQCHDMEVQAVAETSSKAVGTSPSLLPFAGSVVPKEEMQSLAVVFPVNEAVGSYQIYTTSLPTSERLTVEAEMCPNQAAGLCSTTKAQQLDSKLGAKPKEPGSALSSIQPVYQINIEHSNKKDTVASGVEISSTTKAPSPETAGASADRNNAAFSQGPPVTTTTANTALKSKTNSAEQGIKPEKNDEEDDQSGMQKDKSVHEVVWDEQGMTWEVYGASVDPESLGFAIQSHLQCKIREQERKLIAQTSFRKSISGVDSPQRGKKNKRRQQNIFRSMLQNVRRPNCCVRPPPSAVLD, encoded by the coding sequence ATGGGAACTAATCCTAAAAGGACAGTGACAGTCCAGATGGTGCCTCAGCTGGCTGTAGCGGACCTACTGGCCAACAAGGAGTCTAACGCCAACTGGGGTGACGAGTCGCACCTCAAACTATCTCAGGTTTGTCCAAACTCCGCCCTCACATCTTCTAACCAGCAGGATAACCCGCCTATGTCAGGTGTTGCTGCCAACCCTGTCCCACACATCCATAAATCCTCATGTAAGGGCGGTGAAGCAGTTAGCAGCGTGGTGGCAGACATGCCTGCAGGCGGCAATGGGAAGCAGACACAATCTGAAGCTGGGACAGCTGGTGAGCAGCACTCCGCTAACCTGTCGCTAACAGGTCAAGCTTGTAGCGAGACAAAAACTGACCCCAGAGACTCGAATgctaacataaaaacatctcaTGGAAAGGATACGTGCGCCACTGGTTTACCGACTGCAACTGCAGCATCAAAGATTGACCCACGCATTGCAAAAGAGACGAGTCCTTCAGAGGCAGCGCCTGTCCAGATGGCATCTTCAACCAAACCCACAGCACAAGAGACCAgcgataaaaatacaaataaaaatgtctgcagctcCAGTCAGTCACAAAAAGCAGCGCCTTCATCTCAACAGGATGTCAAGGCTCCACAAAACACTGCATCACTACAGAAAATCCAAGAACCAGATAACTCACAAAAACCTGAACACAGGATGGAAACTGTTACCTCTACTAAGCCTCCACCATCAGGTAAAAGAGCAGAAATCCACACTACAGTTACAAATATATGTTCATCACATTCAGAGAGGGATTTCCCAGTAGTAAAGGCAACACAGGTCTCCTCCAATAAACATCACCCTGAATCTTCACAGAAGGATTCATCTGGTGTGCCCCAGGCTGCAAAAAGCAAGCCAACGTGTGGGCAGGTGTCTGAGGAAACCAGCCAAACTGACACAGCTGTCTGCACAGGAGAGCAGCTCGGCACGCAGTACAAGGAGGCCTCCACCATGACCTCATTCACTTCGCCCGCCAAGCAGTGTCATGATATGGAGGTCCAGGCCGTAGCAGAGACTTCCAGTAAAGCAGTGGGTACAAGTCCGAGTCTGCTGCCCTTTGCTGGCAGTGTAGTCCCCAAGGAAGAGATGCAGAGTCTAGCTGTTGTTTTTCCAGTTAATGAAGCTGTGGGTTCCTATCAGATCTACACAACATCCCTCCCCACCTCAGAGAGGCTCACCGTAGAGGCGGAGATGTGCCCCAATCAAGCTGCAGGTTTGTGCTCAACAACCAAGGCCCAGCAGCTTGACTCCAAGTTAGGAGCCAAGCCCAAGGAACCTGGATCAGCTCTGAGCAGCATTCAGCCAGTTTATCAAATCAACATTGAGCACAGCAACAAGAAGGACACAGTGGCAAGTGGAGTTGAAATATCCTCCACCACTAAAGCTCCCTCCCCAGAGACGGCCGGCGCTTCTGCTGACAGAAACAATGCTGCGTTTTCTCAGGGTCCGCCAGTAACCACAACGACAGCTAACACAGCattaaagtcaaaaacaaattcagccGAGCAGGGGATAAAGCCAGAGAAGAATGACGAGGAGGACGATCAGTCGGGGATGCAGAAGGATAAGAGCGTCCACGAAGTCGTCTGGGACGAACAAGGCATGACATGGGAGGTCTATGGGGCGTCTGTGGACCCAGAGTCGCTTGGTTTTGCCATTCAGAGCCACCTGCAGTGCAAAATCAGGGAGCAGGAGAGGAAGCTGATTGCTCAGACTTCCTTCCGAAAATCCATCTCCGGCGTTGATTCGCCGCAGCGtgggaaaaagaacaaaaggaggcagcagaacattttcaggTCAATGCTGCAAAATGTCAGGCGGCCCAACTGCTGCGTGCGTCCCCCTCCCTCCGCTGTCCTCGACTAG